The following are encoded in a window of Mycolicibacterium tusciae JS617 genomic DNA:
- a CDS encoding NEW3 domain-containing protein has product MHVISAASTELFTGPSQAPQQLVRVAYAGGGGSVRVEGDRLSGRASAAPGDGSVEVPVVVTDPVVGEQRDARVIAGDSITGFVFTVAEPGWTMYMISHFHYDPVWWNTQAAYTSVWSEDPPGRCRQTNGFDLVRAHLEMARREPEYKFVLAEVDYLKPFWDTHPEDRADLRRFIADGRVEIMGGTYNEPNTNLTSPETTIRNFVHGMGFQRDILGADPATAWQLDAFGHDPQFPGMAADAGLTSSSWARGPHHQWGPMAGDGDPERMQFSSEFEWIAPSGRGLLTHYMPAHYAAGWWMDSAATLEEAEAATYELFAGLKKVALTRNVLLPVGTDYTPPNKWVTEIHRDWNARYTWPKFVCALPSEFFSAVREELAERGVEASPQTRDMNPIYTGCHVSYIDTKQANRATEDAVLDAEKFAVFAGLLAGATYPEAALAKAWVQLIYGAHHDAITGSESDQVYLDLLTGWRDAWELGTTARDNALALLSRAVDGGVVVWNAVAHKRSDIVTARFDEPVGSGVQVLDSDGAELPTHVEHDGRVVSWLARDVPSLGWQSYRLEPTADAHGWKPLDGNQIGNAHYRLRVDADRGGGVTSLVECSSDRELIADGKVGNELAVYDEYPAHPEAGEGPWHLLPKGPVVCSSGARAEVQAYRGPLGQRLVVRGRIGDLLRYTQILTLWHDVARVDCRTTVDEFTGADRLLRLRWPCPVPGAMPVSEVGDAVIGRGFGLLHSKGEESAVDSATHPWTLDNPAYGWFGLSSAVRVRLGSANARSSNSGGVRAVSVAEVVSPTESASAPLARSLMVALARAGVTATCSGADHPRYGDIDVDSNLPDARIALGAPDQNAFTAAVLADADPVYAEELERQLDATGRARVWVPATAPLADEWVPGADLRGVRALPVLVIAASELYAAVDSLVADLADFEIVVDQDAPAELEPFAARTVAVLNRGIPGFAVDSDGTLHMSLMRSCTGWPSGTWIDPPRRTAPDGSNFALQHWTHTFEYAVVSGDGDWRQSAIPARSAEFSRPPQAVTENAGAAGGLPPWGSLLEIEPAGTVQLGALKAAGNPLAGGSSRHAHPVDGVAVRLVETSGAATDVEVRSGLRRVSAAARVDLLEKPRVQQLSSEGLALHGFEIATVLTRLNLPQVLQADHAVLAPDAEAAQPLYARYWLHNRGPAPLGGLPAVAHLDPQQIAVESNSQAQLRLTVASDCSDTVLHGHVRLLSPDGWTTDPAELPFMLPPGEHLAIDVQVSAPSTVSPGLYPIRAELALTGHHVSMPPSWRQVVEDVCIVSVAAPPEDSLLRFVADPEAVDVKAGERAVLTVGVATDAHAELAVEAHLISPWGTWEWMGPAASGVELPARGTAELSFDVTPPVWVQPGEWWALIRVAAAGQLLYSPAVKVTVR; this is encoded by the coding sequence GTGCACGTGATCTCCGCGGCGTCGACGGAGCTCTTCACAGGGCCGTCGCAGGCACCGCAGCAGTTGGTTCGAGTCGCCTACGCCGGTGGGGGCGGCAGCGTGCGCGTCGAGGGCGACCGTCTCAGCGGTCGGGCGTCAGCCGCTCCCGGCGATGGCAGCGTCGAGGTGCCTGTGGTGGTGACTGATCCCGTAGTCGGTGAGCAGCGCGACGCGCGGGTCATCGCCGGGGACAGCATCACTGGGTTCGTCTTCACCGTCGCCGAGCCCGGCTGGACGATGTACATGATCAGCCACTTCCACTACGACCCGGTGTGGTGGAACACCCAGGCCGCCTATACCAGCGTGTGGAGCGAGGACCCGCCGGGCCGCTGCAGGCAGACCAACGGTTTCGACCTGGTGCGGGCACATCTCGAGATGGCTCGGCGCGAACCCGAATACAAGTTCGTGCTGGCCGAGGTCGACTACCTCAAGCCGTTCTGGGACACCCACCCCGAGGACCGTGCCGACCTGCGCAGGTTTATCGCCGACGGCCGCGTCGAGATCATGGGTGGCACCTACAACGAGCCCAACACCAACTTGACGAGCCCGGAAACGACCATCCGGAACTTTGTGCACGGCATGGGTTTTCAGCGCGATATCTTGGGCGCCGACCCTGCCACCGCATGGCAGCTCGACGCCTTCGGGCACGATCCCCAGTTTCCCGGGATGGCGGCCGACGCCGGGTTGACGTCCAGCTCGTGGGCGCGTGGACCGCACCACCAGTGGGGGCCGATGGCCGGCGACGGTGACCCCGAGCGGATGCAGTTCAGCAGCGAGTTCGAATGGATCGCCCCGTCCGGGCGCGGCCTGCTCACCCACTACATGCCCGCCCACTACGCAGCGGGGTGGTGGATGGATTCGGCCGCAACACTCGAGGAGGCCGAGGCCGCAACGTACGAACTGTTCGCGGGATTGAAGAAGGTGGCGCTGACGCGCAATGTGCTGCTGCCGGTCGGCACCGATTACACACCGCCGAACAAGTGGGTCACCGAGATCCACCGAGACTGGAATGCGCGCTACACGTGGCCGAAGTTCGTGTGCGCGTTACCGAGTGAATTCTTCTCGGCGGTGCGTGAGGAGCTCGCGGAGCGTGGGGTCGAGGCCTCGCCGCAGACCCGTGACATGAACCCGATCTACACCGGCTGTCACGTGTCCTACATCGACACCAAACAGGCCAACCGGGCCACCGAGGACGCGGTGCTCGACGCCGAGAAGTTCGCCGTGTTCGCGGGTCTCCTTGCCGGTGCGACGTACCCGGAGGCCGCCTTGGCCAAGGCCTGGGTGCAGCTTATCTACGGCGCACACCACGACGCGATCACCGGCTCGGAATCCGATCAGGTCTACCTCGACCTGCTGACGGGATGGCGCGACGCGTGGGAACTCGGCACGACGGCCCGTGACAACGCACTCGCCCTGCTGTCACGAGCTGTTGATGGCGGCGTCGTCGTGTGGAATGCTGTGGCGCACAAGCGTAGTGACATCGTGACGGCCCGGTTCGATGAGCCGGTGGGCTCCGGCGTTCAGGTGCTCGATTCCGACGGCGCCGAGCTGCCGACGCACGTCGAACACGATGGACGCGTAGTCAGCTGGCTGGCGCGTGACGTGCCGTCCTTGGGATGGCAGTCCTACCGGCTGGAGCCCACAGCGGACGCCCACGGATGGAAGCCGTTGGACGGTAACCAGATCGGCAACGCGCACTATCGGCTTCGGGTGGACGCCGACCGCGGCGGCGGCGTCACCTCACTGGTCGAGTGCTCCTCGGATCGCGAACTGATCGCCGACGGAAAGGTCGGCAACGAGCTGGCGGTGTACGACGAATACCCGGCACACCCGGAGGCCGGCGAGGGCCCGTGGCATCTGCTGCCGAAGGGCCCGGTCGTCTGCTCGTCGGGGGCGCGGGCCGAGGTTCAGGCGTACCGCGGACCCCTTGGTCAGCGACTGGTCGTCCGGGGCCGGATCGGGGATCTGTTGCGCTACACGCAGATTCTGACGCTGTGGCACGACGTGGCCCGGGTGGATTGTCGGACCACCGTCGACGAGTTCACCGGCGCAGATCGGCTGTTGCGGCTGCGCTGGCCGTGTCCGGTACCGGGCGCGATGCCCGTCAGCGAGGTCGGGGATGCGGTGATCGGCCGCGGCTTCGGGCTGCTGCACTCCAAGGGTGAGGAATCGGCCGTCGACTCCGCCACGCATCCGTGGACGCTGGACAACCCGGCCTACGGCTGGTTCGGGCTGTCGTCGGCGGTGCGGGTCCGGCTTGGTAGCGCAAACGCGAGGAGCAGCAACAGCGGGGGCGTACGCGCGGTGTCGGTGGCCGAGGTGGTGTCTCCGACGGAGTCGGCGTCGGCTCCGCTGGCGCGCTCGTTGATGGTTGCGCTCGCACGCGCAGGCGTCACGGCCACCTGCAGCGGGGCCGATCATCCGCGCTACGGCGATATCGATGTCGACTCCAACCTCCCTGACGCGCGGATCGCCCTCGGCGCACCGGACCAGAATGCCTTCACCGCAGCGGTTTTGGCCGACGCCGATCCGGTCTACGCCGAGGAACTGGAGCGTCAGCTCGACGCGACCGGTCGGGCGAGAGTGTGGGTGCCGGCCACCGCGCCGCTGGCCGACGAGTGGGTGCCGGGCGCGGATCTGCGGGGTGTGCGTGCGCTACCGGTGCTCGTCATCGCCGCATCGGAGCTTTACGCCGCCGTTGACTCGCTTGTCGCCGATCTCGCCGACTTCGAGATCGTCGTCGATCAGGATGCGCCCGCCGAGCTGGAGCCGTTCGCCGCGCGCACGGTCGCGGTGCTCAACCGCGGAATACCCGGGTTCGCCGTCGATTCCGACGGCACGCTGCACATGTCGCTGATGCGTTCATGCACCGGTTGGCCGTCGGGCACCTGGATCGACCCGCCACGACGTACCGCACCCGACGGGTCCAACTTTGCGCTACAACACTGGACGCACACCTTCGAGTACGCGGTGGTCTCCGGTGACGGTGACTGGCGTCAGTCCGCGATCCCGGCACGCAGCGCGGAGTTCTCCCGGCCACCGCAGGCGGTCACCGAGAATGCCGGCGCCGCAGGTGGTTTACCGCCGTGGGGATCGCTGTTGGAGATCGAACCCGCAGGCACCGTGCAACTCGGCGCGCTGAAGGCTGCGGGCAACCCGCTGGCAGGTGGCAGCAGTCGGCATGCCCATCCCGTCGACGGCGTCGCGGTGCGCCTGGTCGAAACATCGGGTGCCGCAACCGACGTCGAGGTTCGTTCGGGACTGCGCCGGGTTTCGGCCGCAGCACGGGTCGACCTGCTGGAAAAGCCGCGAGTCCAGCAGCTTTCGTCAGAGGGGCTCGCCCTGCACGGATTCGAGATCGCCACCGTGCTGACCCGGCTGAACCTGCCGCAGGTACTCCAGGCCGATCACGCCGTGTTGGCACCCGACGCTGAGGCCGCCCAACCGCTGTATGCGCGTTACTGGCTGCACAACCGTGGGCCCGCGCCGCTCGGCGGCCTCCCGGCGGTGGCCCACCTGGATCCGCAGCAGATCGCTGTCGAATCGAATTCGCAAGCACAGCTGCGGCTTACGGTCGCCAGCGATTGCAGCGACACGGTGCTGCACGGCCACGTGCGGCTACTGAGTCCGGACGGCTGGACGACCGATCCCGCTGAGCTCCCGTTCATGCTGCCCCCCGGTGAGCACCTGGCGATCGATGTGCAGGTGAGTGCGCCGTCAACCGTTTCGCCGGGCCTGTATCCGATCCGGGCGGAACTCGCACTGACCGGCCACCACGTTTCGATGCCGCCGTCCTGGCGCCAGGTGGTCGAGGATGTGTGCATCGTCTCGGTGGCCGCACCGCCCGAGGACAGTCTGCTGCGGTTCGTCGCCGACCCCGAGGCCGTCGACGTCAAGGCGGGAGAGCGCGCCGTTCTCACGGTCGGCGTCGCCACCGACGCCCATGCGGAGCTCGCCGTCGAGGCCCACCTGATCAGCCCGTGGGGAACCTGGGAGTGGATGGGGCCCGCCGCATCTGGTGTCGAACTGCCGGCTCGCGGTACGGCTGAACTCAGCTTCGACGTCACGCCGCCGGTATGGGTACAACCCGGTGAATGGTGGGCGCTGATCCGGGTCGCCGCTGCGGGGCAGTTGCTGTACTCGCCCGCGGTGAAGGTGACTGTCCGATGA